A region of Sphingomonas sp. DNA encodes the following proteins:
- a CDS encoding universal stress protein: MGMTIGQPPALLAALAARVQGGALADLDLWYFHSMPQAGKTILRYELLDRVRPHCMFMTGIERALIARGAAEGRDVVDFTPCAFSESPCLLTERVALDAFVVTVSPMDRHGWFTFGTNNDYATAAARSARDRVNADYRSVLVITDLSPSSRHALEASVRLFPETQLALCHAYDIPFAGYLENAAVQADFTRYDAEATERFMAEANLPAGAAASIRRIVERGDPETLLADHAARAAWV; the protein is encoded by the coding sequence ATGGGGATGACGATCGGCCAGCCTCCCGCCTTGCTCGCCGCGCTCGCCGCCCGGGTCCAGGGCGGGGCGCTCGCCGATCTGGATCTGTGGTATTTCCATTCGATGCCGCAGGCGGGCAAGACGATCCTGCGCTACGAGCTGCTCGATCGCGTCCGGCCGCATTGCATGTTCATGACCGGGATCGAGCGGGCACTGATCGCGCGCGGCGCCGCCGAAGGGCGCGACGTGGTGGATTTCACGCCCTGCGCGTTCAGCGAATCCCCGTGCCTGCTGACCGAGCGGGTGGCGCTCGACGCCTTCGTCGTCACCGTGTCGCCGATGGACCGGCACGGCTGGTTCACCTTCGGCACCAACAACGATTATGCGACCGCGGCGGCGCGCAGCGCGCGCGACCGCGTGAACGCCGACTATCGCTCGGTGCTGGTCATAACCGACCTGTCACCCTCGTCGCGTCATGCGCTGGAAGCCTCCGTCCGGTTGTTTCCTGAGACCCAGCTCGCACTGTGCCACGCCTATGACATACCCTTTGCGGGCTATCTGGAGAACGCGGCGGTCCAGGCCGATTTCACGCGCTACGACGCGGAAGCGACCGAGCGGTTCATGGCCGAAGCCAATCTGCCTGCGGGCGCCGCCGCCTCGATCAGACGGATCGTCGAGCGCGGCGATCCGGAGACACTGCTCGCCGACCATGCGGCGAGGGCGGCATGGGTCTGA
- a CDS encoding dicarboxylate/amino acid:cation symporter translates to MVSIATDSAGPPAPSRFGLFGLLYVQVIIAIVLGALVGHAWPDVGASLKPLGDGFIKLVKMIIAPVIFLTIVTGIAGMREMASVGRVAGKAFAYFLFFSTLALIVGLVIANVVRPGEGMNVDPATLDAGAVATYSSQAHDSSITGFLLDIIPTTMLSAFTSGSILQVLFVAILFGITLSMVGRPAAPVLDMLERLSLVIFRLVGLLMRAAPIGAFGAIAFTIGAYGIGTLVNLGALIATFYLTSLLFVLVVLGAVARIAGFSILRLIRYLKEELLLVLGTSSSEAALPNLIDKMERAGCARSVVGLVVPTGYSFNLDGTNIYMTLAALFIAQAVGVELSLWDQLALLAVAMISSKGAAGVTGAGFITLAATLSIVPTVPLAGMALILGIDRFMSECRSLTNFIGNAVATIVVAKWDGALDKAKLDAALAGHPAPPIPGKSDARREIEEELDALEEAPQD, encoded by the coding sequence ATGGTGAGCATCGCGACCGATTCGGCCGGGCCACCCGCGCCGTCCCGTTTCGGCCTGTTCGGGCTTCTCTACGTCCAGGTCATCATCGCGATCGTGCTCGGCGCCTTGGTCGGCCATGCCTGGCCGGACGTGGGCGCATCGCTGAAGCCGCTGGGCGACGGCTTCATCAAGCTGGTGAAGATGATCATCGCGCCGGTCATCTTCCTCACCATCGTCACCGGCATCGCCGGGATGCGGGAGATGGCGTCGGTCGGCCGGGTGGCGGGCAAGGCCTTCGCCTATTTCCTGTTCTTCTCGACGCTGGCGCTGATCGTCGGCCTCGTCATCGCCAATGTCGTGCGGCCGGGCGAAGGCATGAACGTCGACCCCGCGACGCTCGACGCCGGCGCGGTCGCGACCTATTCGAGCCAGGCGCACGACAGCAGCATCACCGGCTTCCTGCTCGATATCATCCCGACGACGATGCTCTCCGCCTTCACCTCGGGCTCGATCCTGCAGGTGCTGTTCGTCGCCATCCTGTTCGGCATCACGCTCTCCATGGTCGGGCGGCCCGCCGCGCCGGTGCTGGACATGCTGGAGCGGCTCAGCCTCGTCATCTTCCGCCTCGTCGGCCTCTTGATGCGCGCGGCGCCGATCGGCGCGTTCGGCGCGATCGCCTTCACGATCGGCGCCTACGGCATCGGCACGCTCGTCAATCTCGGCGCGCTGATCGCGACCTTCTACCTGACCTCGCTGCTTTTCGTGCTGGTCGTGCTCGGCGCGGTTGCGCGGATCGCCGGCTTCTCGATCCTGAGGCTGATCCGCTATCTGAAGGAGGAGCTGCTGCTCGTGCTCGGCACCTCCTCGTCGGAGGCGGCGCTGCCCAATCTCATCGACAAGATGGAACGCGCCGGCTGCGCGCGCAGCGTCGTCGGGCTGGTCGTGCCGACCGGCTATTCGTTCAACCTCGATGGCACCAACATCTACATGACGCTCGCAGCCCTGTTCATTGCCCAGGCGGTCGGCGTCGAGCTCAGCCTGTGGGACCAGCTCGCCTTGCTCGCGGTGGCGATGATTTCCTCCAAGGGCGCGGCGGGCGTCACCGGGGCGGGCTTCATCACGCTCGCCGCGACGCTCTCGATCGTGCCGACCGTGCCGCTCGCCGGCATGGCGCTGATCCTCGGCATCGATCGCTTCATGAGCGAATGCCGCTCGCTCACCAACTTCATCGGCAATGCGGTCGCCACCATCGTCGTCGCCAAGTGGGACGGCGCGCTCGACAAGGCGAAGCTCGACGCCGCCCTCGCCGGCCACCCCGCGCCGCCCATCCCCGGCAAGTCCGATGCCCGCCGCGAGATCGAAGAGGAGCTGGACGCGCTGGAGGAAGCGCCGCAGGATTGA